A segment of the Pseudomonadota bacterium genome:
ATGCTGTTTGAAAACTCCTCTGCCCTGGTTCTACAACAACGATTAATGCGTCCACATATTCAGCGGTTCCTCTTCCTAAATGTTCAAGTCCTGCCTCCATATCCACTATCACGTACTCATCCCTTTCAATCAATACATGGGAAAGGAGGCTCCTTAAAAGGGCATTCTCCGGACAAAAACAACCGCCTCCGCCCTGAGGGATATTCCCCAATACAATAAGCTTCACACCATCTTTTGTGAGAGAAAACCTTTCAGGGATATCATCAACCTGTGGATTTATCTTAAAGAATGAACCATATTCCCCTTTTTTTGTGCCTGTTCTTTCCTCTATGAATTCCTTCATCTCGGCAAGGGGTTGAATCGCCTTCAACCTGTCATTCTCTATGCCGATAGCGCTTGCGAGATTGGAGTCAGGGTCAGCATCTATTGCAAGAACCCTGTATCCTTTATCACCAAGAATCCTCGCCATCACGCCTGCAAGGGTAGTCTTCCCCACCCCTCCCTTTCCTGATATGGCAATCTTCACTGCACAATACCTCTACAGAATGAAAAATTTAAAATGTAGAATGAAGAATGATAAAACTCAGAACATTTTGTTTTTATTCTGACTTCTGACTTCTGAATTCTATATCTTGTATTTAAACTATTCACTATTCACCATTCACTATTCACTGCTTCTATGCGATTCAGCGGATACAAGGGTCTGGAGAAGTTCCCTTTCCTCAGTGGAAGATAATATGATAAGGCTCATATCCTTCTCAAGGA
Coding sequences within it:
- a CDS encoding carbon monoxide dehydrogenase accessory protein CooC; translation: MKIAISGKGGVGKTTLAGVMARILGDKGYRVLAIDADPDSNLASAIGIENDRLKAIQPLAEMKEFIEERTGTKKGEYGSFFKINPQVDDIPERFSLTKDGVKLIVLGNIPQGGGGCFCPENALLRSLLSHVLIERDEYVIVDMEAGLEHLGRGTAEYVDALIVVVEPGQRSFQTAYQVKRLATDLRIKHVYIVGNKVAHEGDIALIKEGLKEFSFLGFIRYNEKIMEADRQDVSPYDIDMRVRAEVKDIINALEKEVK